A single region of the Oryzias latipes chromosome 21, ASM223467v1 genome encodes:
- the LOC101165112 gene encoding anterior gradient protein 3, translated as MLRWVILLTFIGICAGAAEQKRKTVKPNPLSKGWGDEINWVQSYGEGLSKAVRSQKPLMVIHHKDECPYSQALKKAFVANDTLQKMAKDEFIMINLVEEAMDKNLAPDGYYVPRILFVDPSLTVRADITGRYSNRHYAYAPEDIALLISNMNKAKVLLHNEL; from the exons ATGCTTCGGTGGGTCATCCTTCTCACGTTCATCGGCATCTGCGCCGGAGCCGCAGAGCAGAAAAGGAAAACTGTGAAGCCTAATCCCCTGTCAAAAG GATGGGGTGATGAAATTAACTGGGTCCAAAGTTATGGCGAGGGTCTTTCAAAAGCAGTAAGGAG TCAGAAGCCCCTGATGGTCATTCATCACAAAGACGAGTGCCCGTACAGCCAAG CTCTGAAGAAAGCATTTGTTGCTAACGACACCCTCCAGAAAATGGCTAAAGACGAATTCATCATGATCAACTTGGTG GAGGAAGCCATGGACAAGAATCTGGCTCCTGATGGCTATTATGTTCCACGAATCCTCTTTGTTG ATCCCTCACTGACTGTGCGTGCAGACATCACTGGACGGTACAGCAACCGCCACTACGCCTACGCTCCGGAGGATATCGCACTCT TGATCAGCAACATGAACAAAGCTAAGGTGCTGCTGCACAATGAACTCTGA